A section of the Oryza sativa Japonica Group chromosome 1, ASM3414082v1 genome encodes:
- the LOC136355124 gene encoding PR5-like receptor kinase, whose product MDKTRYSILMPFSVPNFLHANIIAGTSSVLLLCLLSFACLFGLKKSRYRRISKGTPRIESFLQRNGTLHPKRYTYTEVKRMTKSFAEKLGHGGFGAVYRGNLSDGRQVAVKMLKDSKGDGEEFINEVASISRTSHVNVVTLLGFCLHGSKRVLIYEYMPNGSLERYAFRNNSEGEHSLTWEKLFDVVVGIARGLEYLHRGCNTRIVHFDIKPHNILLDQEFCPKISDFGMAKLCSNKESIISIAGARGTIGYIAPEVYSKQFGAISSKSDVYSYGMMILEMVGARERNIDANSESSSHYFPQWIYEHLDEYCINSSEIDGETTELVRKMVVVALWCIQVVPTNRPTMTRVVEMLEGSTSGLELPPKVLLSW is encoded by the coding sequence ATGGATAAGACTAGATATTCCATTCTGATGCCTTTCTCTGTCCCAAATTTTCTACATGCAAATATAATAGCAGGCACCTCAAGCGTGCTTTTGCTATGTCTACTTTCCTTTGCGTGTTTGTTCGGTCTCAAGAAGTCTAGGTACAGAAGGATTTCAAAGGGAACACCAAGGATTGAGTCCTTCCTACAAAGGAATGGAACCTTACATCCAAAGAGATACACTTACACAGAAGTAAAAAGGATGACAAAATCTTTTGCTGAAAAGCTAGGTCATGGTGGATTTGGTGCTGTTTACAGAGGCAACCTATCTGATGGCCGCCAGGTAGCAGTCAAGATGTTAAAGGACTCCAAGGGTGACGGCGAAGAATTCATCAATGAGGTTGCTAGTATTAGTAGAACTTCTCACGTCAACGTGGTGACTCTGTTAGGATTTTGTTTGCATGGATCCAAAAGGGTTCTGATCTATGAGTATATGCCAAATGGTTCACTTGAAAGATATGCTTTCCGCAATAACTCTGAAGGCGAACATTCATTAACTTGGGAGAAGTTATTTGATGTAGTAGTTGGAATTGCCCGAGGGCTTGAGTATCTTCACCGTGGGTGCAACACCCGTATCGTGCATTTTGATATTAAACCCCACAACATTCTACTTGATCAAGAATTCTGCCCTAAGATCTCAGATTTTGGAATGGCTAAGCTTTGTTCTAACAAAGAGAGTATCATCTCAATAGCCGGTGCAAGAGGAACAATAGGCTATATTGCCCCGGAGGTCTATTCAAAGCAATTTGGAGCAATAAGTAGCAAGTCTGATGTCTATAGCTATGGAATGATGATCCTTGAGATGGTTGGGGCAAGGGAGAGGAACATAGATGCCAATAGTGAATCTAGTAGCCACTATTTCCCACAATGGATTTACGAACATCTAGATGAATATTGCATCAATTCTTCTGAGATTGATGGTGAGACCACAGAGCTTGTAAGAAAGATGGTAGTGGTTGCACTGTGGTGCATACAAGTAGTTCCAACTAACCGCCCAACAATGACTAGAGTCGTTGAAATGCTAGAAGGTAGCACGAGCGGTCTAGAATTGCCACCAAAAGTGCTATTGAGCTGGTAA
- the LOC4327950 gene encoding LOW QUALITY PROTEIN: LEAF RUST 10 DISEASE-RESISTANCEUS RECEPTOR-LIKE PROTEIN KINASE-like 2.7 (The sequence of the model RefSeq protein was modified relative to this genomic sequence to represent the inferred CDS: inserted 1 base in 1 codon) → MVLPPRLLLFFLLLIGVHASVSHGSPSLPPTYDPSICSKXISYPFYLSNATGETYDYTQFSCGYTDLKISCSLDGSKQTPFIQLNGENYTILEIIYDSRTIVLADTDALRGSCPRVRHNVTFGQAYPWLQYTGSRDNLTFFFGCKLNLPPPIDPGLVSLADKHQINCKDFSNWPDSGDSFVFTSGELEAPVESELARCCSQVIVVPVNGSVLNSSNQSALPSGGYGQVLKMGFDLAWNSSKDEQCYKCEQSKGHCSYSQNRAFLGCLCSDGKVSTKDCRNNGASNSSALRSNLKRRKNLCKRLLYLYILLICVPTNLL, encoded by the exons ATGGTTCTCCCACCGCGTttgctcctcttcttcctcctcctcatcggcgTCCATGCCTCCGTTTCCCATGGCTCGCCGTCTCTTCCACCCACTTACGACCCTTCCATTTGCTCCA TCATCTCATATCCTTTCTATCTTTCCAACGCAACCGGCGAAACCTATGATTACACTCAGTTTTCTTGCGGCTACACCGATTTGAAGATCTCTTGCAGCTTGGACGGGAGTAAGCAGACCCCTTTTATCCAACTCAACGGAGAGAACTATACTATCCTGGAGATCATCTACGACAGTCGCACCATCGTGCTCGCAGACACTGATGCGCTCCGCGGCAGCTGCCCCCGAGTGCGCCACAACGTCACCTTCGGCCAGGCCTACCCGTGGCTTCAATACACCGGCTCCCGTGACAACCTCACCTTCTTCTTCGGCTGCAAACTCAACCTTCCACCACCAATCGATCCAGGGCTGGTTAGTCTTGCAGACAAGCACCAAATCAACTGCAAAGACTTCAGCAACTGGCCTGACAGTGGAGATTCGTTCGTGTTCAcctccggcgagctcgaggcACCAGTAGAGTCCGAATTGGCCAGGTGCTGCAGCCAGGTCATCGTCGTGCCGGTAAATGGAAGTGTTCTTAATTCAAGTAACCAGAGTGCGCTGCCAAGTGGTGGATATGGTCAAGTGCTTAAGATGGGGTTCGATCTGGCCTGGAACTCAAGTAAAGATGAACAATGCTACAAGTGCGAGCAATCAAAGGGGCACTGCTCCTATAGCCAGAACAGGGCGTTCCTAGGTTGCTTGTGCTCCGACGGGAAGGTGAGCACCAAGGATTGCAGAAACAACGGTGCCAGCAACTCGTCTGCATTAA GGTCAAACTTAAAGAGGAGAAAGAATCTTTGTAAGAGACTTCTATATCTCTATATCCTTCTTATTTGCGTCCCTACAAATTTACTCTGa